The sequence below is a genomic window from Brachyhypopomus gauderio isolate BG-103 chromosome 5, BGAUD_0.2, whole genome shotgun sequence.
GGTGTTTGAAATAcacatttttttccattttcaacATTCGTCAAATACATTTTACCCTAAGCAGTGGTAaattgtattatttttgtagttaatgaacattaactatAATATCTAAACTAAAATCTTTAGTTTCAGTGTTTTTAAATTGAAGAAAATTATATGATTCAATGTttaatccaaaaaaacaaattagtGTATGTACAGACTGCAAACCAAACCCAACAAGTTACAATATAAAAAAGCACAGGGGCCAAATGCAACAAACTGCTTTATTATACCTCAAAAGTAACTGGTACGTTATGCAAATATCTGTGCTGCTATGACTGATAGCTAGTGCATTTAAACTTGCCATTTTAAACTGTGGTGTATTTAGCTAATGGTCATGGTGTGATCAGTTTTGGTTTTCACTCTCTGTAACTAGAGAAATTAAGTGCTACCGCCAGTGTTCTTTTACATCCCACTTTCACTACACTTCCATGAAGTGAAATGTCACCGTAGCTACCATACTACACCATATTAAAAGGCACTCAGCAGATACTTTTCTATCATTAGTATAATTACTATGTAGTGAAAGTATGGCATTGGCACACTGTTATCTTGGTTTATGTATAGGCACgtctgaaaaaaaaacagacctgACTATACATACACAAATTAGGTGTGAATAATACATATGATCCGTTTGGAATACAACATATCGTGGTTTATAGCTGTAAATACCATATTCAATTTCTCCCAATGGAAGTCAATCATTCTATCCGGTTCGATCTATTTATGCTCGCGAGTGTCACACGCGCCTACACACGCGCGCAATGTGCGCGTGTTCTCTGACGCTCTGGGGTTGGCCGCGCCGCCGCGCGAGGAAGTGGCGTCGTTTGAGCGACGGGACTGTCTGCGTTTTGTCTCGTGGATTAGACCCTgagaatatttttttcatattttcGTGGCTGTGGCGTCGGGAGGAAGAAAGTGGTCGAGGTATCGATTTCGCAAGTGTCGCTcggcgaaaaaaaaaatatcgGTAAGGCTCCGCTAATCGATCCTCTCGTTGTTCTTTTGGCGGGTGGTTCATTTGAATTCCGAGAGGCGTCTAGCAGCTAGGCCTCGGCTAGCCCGCTAGCTAACGCTACCTGGCCAGCGCGCGCGCTGCTAGCCGCTGTCGGTCTCCGTTTGGCGGTTCGTTAGTCGCTCGCGCACATATCCGTTCACGCCGCGAGCCAGTAGGTGGACGGCGCGCGTAACGTGGTGGCCGAAGTGAGCTATCTGTGTTTTTCGGGAAGATTTGCGGAGTATGTTTAGCGGTTGCACGGTGCTAGTCGGGTCGCTTCACCTCACACACGAGGGGGGCGGAACgctgttgtgtgtgttagcCCCGCTAGCCCGTTCAGCTACACGCATTGGTCTTGATTACATAGCGATCACAGAACTGTTGAAATGCATCACTCGTAGTTAACAGGTTTCCGCATTTCGGTGTCATTTGAGAGGTAATAAAAAGCTTTTTTTGTCGCACTGTCCTTTTAATGTAAACGTTAGCGTAATATAAGATCCAGTGATCCAGTATAGGTTTTAACAATGAACAAAGCAGATGGAGACTCCGCCAGTTACGCTAGCGGACCAGCTAACCTgacattgttgttgtttttgttgacaGGAGTCATAATTGCTTGTGCATAACATTGTTTAGTTCAGTAAGTCATCTATAGCTAACAATTATGATTTTATTAATCTTTTTATTGACGTGTTGATTTAAGGTTAATTACAGTTCAATAAATTCTGTACTTCTAGCTATTTATCAGAACAACTTTATGCAACCCTCACTCGGGATGGAGTATAATGGCATAATATCATTCAGATTTTCTTTTATGATGTTCTGTATCCAGCTGATCATTAATCACAATTTTAATTGTCAGAAGGAAAGGTATGCAGGTTAGCAATCCAAAGGCTGCACCTCAAGCTCAAGATattatttctctctccctttatcaCCTTTTCTACAGGAATGGCTGCTGAGGTAAATGGCAGCTCTGCACCTgcgaaggaggaggaggagcccatggacgTCTCTGCCGCACACTCCGAGAACTACCAGACGCTCATTGACGCTGGTCTGTCCCAGAAAGTAGCAGAGAGCTTGGACAACATATTTCAGACTGGTGGGTTGTAGACGAGACTTGTTAATAGGACCACAACAATACTGTGGGATTGTACAAGGCACGTtatgttgtgtgtatttgtcaCTGACACAAGTGCAAAAAAACAAGTATGTGAACCATAAGGCACAAAATAAATCACTTGATCATTTGATGGAAACAAAAATAGATGTGTCAGAAGAACACTGGATGCACATACTTTGGATCACATGCCAgaaattatttttattgataCCATCAGTTATTGGTTATCTAATTTACTGGGGGAGGAAGTACCAACATCTGTTGCTCAGTGCAAATGTTCACCTCCTTCATCAATCTATCACTGTagatgaaggagagaggagtgtaCACAGATGTTTTGGCTCTGTGTgggtttgtttatatatatttttttcattattatttttttttttccctgcacTATGTTGAGTTGTGCTGAGCTGCATTGTGCTGACACAAGATAACCATAATACCAATTTGAAAGGTTCTGGGCTCCCCATAGTTGAATAATATGccttttttattttagaaaTTTTAAATGGtagattttgtttttgttctctaTAAGCCCATTGCATATACTGCTTTGGTTCTTTTGGGAAATTCAATTTGCAAGCACAGAAATTTCTGAAGTATTGTTCAGCATTAGAGAAAAGACGTTTTGTCATGTTGCAGTGCTTTCTGAGACCAAGAATGCGTAAACATTTTCACCTGGTGACACTAACCTCCCTAAAACAGAATGACCAGAGTCTGGAGGACGCCATTAGCCAGTACAACGGCGTTCCTTTTGGAATTAGTAAGGCGTGTGCACATGTGAAGTGTTTGTGCACTGCAGGTCTGGTGGCCTATGCTGACCTGGACGAGAGGGCTATAGATGCTCTGCGGGAGTTCAATGAGGAGGGAGCTCTGTCTGTGCTGCAGCAGTTCAAAGAGAGCGACCTGTCCCACGTGCAGGTGAGACCTCGTGGTCTGTACCCACCATACCCAACATGCAGCAGCATGCTCTTTggacatttaaataaaataggtgtaaaatgtttttttttttgttttttgcaccATTGTGGATATTTCTGTTGAATTTGCTTAGCTTTGGTGCCTGCAATGAAGTGTGTGCTGGTTGTCTTGCAGAATAAGAGTGCGTTCTTGTGTGGTGTCATGAAGAcatacagacagagggaaaagCAAGGCAGCAAAATACAGGAATCCACAAAAGGGCCTGACGAGTCAAAGATCAAGGTGAATGGTGTTGCGCTTCTTTTTCCTTGAGTCAAAACTGGATTGGATGCTTGGATTCAGGTTGGACTCGTGTTCCTGCAAACTGCGCTCTGTTGTGTCTTTTGCTGATGACCTCACCTGCTGGTCCCCAGGCGCTGCTGGAGAGGACGGGGTACACCCTGGATGTCACCACAGGCCAGAGGAAATACGGCGGCCCGCCCCCAGAGGAAGTCTTCTCTGGCACACAACCTGGCATTGGCACTGAGGTGACGAACTCTACGGATTCACTTTCACTGCATCCGGTGCAGTTTTGCAGGCAGAAGCTCATCGGGCATATTAGCGCATGTGATTGGTTGCAGAATTAAATGCTCCCATCGCTGAACAATAAAACTGTATGTATAAGAATGAAGGTGTCAGCAAACACCTTGTGGCTAATCTGCCGCTCTAAAATCCTGTTCTTTATTATACGGCATTGTCACCTCTAACACTTATCACTTTAGATCACCACAAAATCTTACTTATAActgtaaatgttttgtgtgaATGTAGGTGTTTGTAGGAAAGATTCCCCGTGACTTGTACGAAGACGAGTTGGTTCCACTGTTTGAGAAGGCTGGGCCGATATGGGACCTGAGGTTAATGATGGACCCGCTGTCTGGCCAGAACCGCGGCTACGCCTTCATCACCTTCTGCAGCAAAGAGGCTGCACAAGAGGCTGTCAAACTGGTGAGGGTTCTGCACATCATCCACTGGACTGATGTCTTGGTGCTAGTGGAGTCCTCCATCTGACTGAAAAACGCGTTTGTTTCGACACTAAGCTGTTTTAAATGTATACGGATTGATTCATTCTTGGCATTTCCTTGTTTGGAAGTCATGCTGTCTGAAGCATTGGCCCACTGATCCCTCTGCCTTCAGCGCAGCAGTCCCAGCTTTGCTTTGTGACCCTGTTTGTTAGTTAAAGATTTTCTCTTGTCTAACTCTCTTCCATGTCCAGTGTGATAATTACGAGATCAGGCCAGGAAAGTATTTGGGTGTCTGCATCTCTGTGGCCAACAACCGCCTGTTTGTGGGCTCAATTCCAAAGAACAAGACCAGGGAGAGCATTCTGGAAGATTTTGGGAAAGTCACAGGTCAGAACCCCATCTCATCAAAGTCACTGTCTGAAATGTTATCACCTTGGTTAGGACTTTGGGCTATCAGGCAGAAGGTTGGAGGTTCAAATCCCGGTTTGCCAGGGTTGGCTAAATAAAAAAGGCAATTGTTGGACCCTTGGAAAAAGATCCATAACCCTTTCAGCCCATATAATGGCTGACCCTGTTCTGTGACCCCAGCTCACAAAGAAGTTGATATACgaagagaaacatttcattGTAATGTACACATATGTGCATACGACCAAGTAGAGGCCTATTCCATCGGCATCTTAATCTAATTCAATGATATTTGCAGGTGTTTGGTTTCTACAATAATGATTTAGTCGTTTGGTAATATGTAATATCTTATGcgtattgtgtgtgtggctgcgtgCGCTTTCTGCTTGCCCGTTCCAGAGGGACTGCAGGAGGTGATCCTGTACACGCAGGCCGACGACAAGAAGAAGAACCGTGGGTTCTGCTTCCTGGAGTACGAGGACCACAAGTCGGCAGCTCAAGCCCGTCGGAGGCTCATGAGCGGGAAGGTGAAGGTGTGGGGCAACCCCGTCACCGTGGAGTGGGCCGACCCCGTTGCCGAACCCGACCCTGAGGTCATGGCCAAGGTGGGTGCCGTTCCGGCGAAAACGCCTTCAGATGCCGAACATAGTTGATGTAGGTATAATTCCCTTAATTGGATGTTTTGGTAGTTTTATTTAATGATGGCTTGAATTTTGGGCTCTCGGTCAGACAACtgtttttaaaattttaatgTGAAACCTGTGTAAAGTTAATTCAAATCGTCAAGATATGCTAAGCAATAGACAAATGGCACGTTAATTCCTCTAAAAAAGTCAGGGTTAGCTACATTAAAAAAGgttaaactttattttccatctTTCTCTCAATGTTTGCTTGCCCTCTGTCTAGGTGAAGGTGTTGTTTGTTCGTAAGCTAGCCACTCCTGTGACAGAGGAGCTGCTGGAGAAGACCTTCTCCCAGTTCGGGAAACTGGAGCGTGTGAAGAAGCTGAAAGATTACGCCTTTGTGCACTTTGAGGAGCGAGATGCTGCTGTGAAGGTATTTCTAAAAAGCATTCGGACACTTCACCACTGTACACGGGCaggtttattaatgtgtagGCAGTTAACCAGACTGCTAGCTACATGCTTCCCTTATTGCATGTATGTCTGATGTAAAAGTACAGTCAGTTTGAAGTTGGAGGTGCAGGAGCTGTGGTTGGAGTAGTTTAACCAGGCTTCAGTGTTATTAATGTTGGATTTGTGTGTCAGGCTATGGAGGAAATGAACGGTAAAGAGTTGGGTGGGGAAGAGATCGAGATCGTCCTGGCCAAGCCGCCCGATAAGAAGAGGAAAGAGAGGCAAGCCGCCAGACAGACCAGCAGAAATACGGGGtgagtaagacacacacacattcactcttcTCTACCAGTGAGCAGCATAAAAACCCTCCACGTCCTCAAAGTTTATGTTggtttatgaatgaatgaatgaatgttcaatttatatagtgcctttcaatgtttatctctcccccctccccctctgaaCAGGTATGATGACTATTACTACTACCCACCACCCCGCATGCCTCCCCCAGGGCGTGGGCGTGGCCGAGGCGGCAGGGGTGGCTATGCTTACCCTCCCGATTACTATGGCTATGAAGAATACTATGACGACTACTACGGCTATGACTACCACGACTACCGCGGTGGCTATGACGACCCTTACTACGGTTACGATGATGTGTATTCTATGAGGGGGCGTGGCAGTCGTGGCAGCCGCGGTGCCCCACCCCCTCCTAGAGCACGCGGGGTCCCTCCATCCCGGGGCAGAGGTGGATACGCACCAAGGGGAGCTCCCATGGGGGCCGGGCGAGGAGGGCGTGGCGGGGGGCGTGGCGGACCCTTCCAGCCGCCGAGGGGGCGTGGCACTAGGGGAGCCCGGGGCAACCGTGGTGGGAACGTTGGTGGGAAGAGGAAGGCGGATGTGTTCAACCAGCCAGATTCTAAACGCCGCCAGACGACCAACCAGCAGCAGAACTGGGGGTCACAACCTATAGCCCAGCAGCCATTACAGCAGGGTGGTGACTACTCTGGTAACTACGGTTACAGCAACGACACTCTGGAGTTCTCCCAGGATTCCTATGGCCAGCAGTGGAAGTAGACGGCACAAACAACATAAAAAGGTATTTGGcaacaaaaaaagcaaaaatagcaaaaaaaaaaaaaaaaaatgaaatgaatcacaACAGAACCCCCACCCTTAGTCCCTCCTGTGAAAAAGGACATCGATTGGCCAGCAGTGTTTGATTGACTTGtattctccatctccctctgtaGAATATGTCAGTGATACAATAAGGACACGCCCCAGAATTGGCAACACAAATCCTGATTGGCTGAAAGTACGTTTTGGCTGAAGACAAGAATGTATCCGTTCCGCCTCCTGCCCCTGATTGGTTTGCTTACACACATGCCTGACCGGGACATTTTGTCTTAAATCATACTCCACTTTTATCCCTTCCATTTGCTCTTTGTTTTAAAGCCAGCAATGAACATTTTAAAGAAAAGAGGACTTTGACTTaggaaaaaataatttaaaaaaagtgagaaaaaaaacgaaaaaaaaaaaaaacaacaaaacaaaaaaaacaaaccaaccaCCTGAGGGAAATCATGAAATGGTCTTGCAGAAATGTCCAAACATTTAGCCCACCCATCCATACTGGACCCTCCCCCCTCcttacctctcctcctctctctcttgctttctcttTCTCGCTGTGATTTCTGCTGTTGCCGTAGGGACCTGCTTGTAAATAATGGCTGTCAGCTAGAGCTTCCTTtacgtttttttcttttttcagaaGTGGAGAAAAGAATCCACTGGAAGGAAAAACCCCGTTTTGTAGCTGGAAGTACCGTTAAAAGTGTATGTTTAGCGTTTCTAGAAGTAGTTCAATTGTGTTTTTTAAAACCTGATATAACAACTTCagacattttttttcctttttgaaATTTGCTCGTTAGGACTTGGTTTGGCTCACCTTAAGAGCCATGACAGTTTGTTCTCTGATGTTTGTATttataacttttattttttgtttgttccgtTTCAATAAAAACTCATCCGAGCAACATCAATTGGTCAAGTAACTTAAATTCAGTGTTTGTGATCAAAGATTGATGATCTGACTTCTAACATCATTGCTTTAGTCTCTCTTAACTGAAACCATTCAATGCACGAGACCTCAACGGTGTCTTTGGTCAGATGACATACACTTAATAAAaactcaattaataaaaaaattcaATTCCTAAGTAGACTGGATAATCCAACACTTCCGAATGAAGTCTTTTCAGGCAGTGTTGGAAAGGTGGATAACTGCTTTTCCTCACTATGCAGTGTGAACTTAAGAGATGGCTTAAGTGCAGCCAGCTCATCTTTTCCAGGGCTCAGTGTAGACGCAGAGCATTTGGGTGTTGGAATAATTCAGCTTCATCTATcactttaaaaatgtgattttattGAAGAGTTGTGcatctgttttttgttttgtttttttttgttttttgtacttTAAACAGCCAAATTAACGCTCCTTTTGTCCTTTGCAAATCCTAATGTAGCATTAAACTCTTGTTCTGATGCTTAGTTGAAATAAACAAGTCCAAATAACTGGAAAATATTTATCTTGGACAGCAGTTACAGTCCAATTGCAATGATCCTTTCAATTTGTGGAATCATGAGTAATTTCTCcagactgagagacagatggactGTTTGGACATCATTCTTGTCACAATATGTATATTTTCCCTTTTTTAGCTAGAAATTAGCCTTTGGATTTCCTAGAACACCATAAATATTTTCTCATTTTGAACCACAGGACTGAATCCACCGTTTGCTTGATAGTATATGAGTAATATGTTTATACTTTCCTCAGCAAGGCTATTTCGGAAGACTTGAGTTGTCCTGCAAACCGTTGCAAGTTTCACTGCCATGTTTATGTCCATCAGGGGAGAAACTGTACTATGGACACCGAGGCCTTGGGCACCTGTTCCTGCAGTGGTCCGCTGGCTGATTCATGGGCAGTTCAGGCTTTATACTCCACTGCTTTGTGCATTTTTGAAATCGAGGCCAAATTGCTACTAATGGACCGTGCTAAgcacagaataacacacacctGATGCTGAGTTTAGGGTAGCTTTAACCACTTCCTTTCTGCAGACTAACTGTGGCTCTAATAGATGGCTACCTCTTTACAAAGCTCGTGACGATGGTAGCAGCAGTATGTAATACACAGGAGTTGTTATTGTGCCTCGGTTATGTGGCTGAAAATTGAAACGCAGCCTATATCGCAGCCgctgtgtgcaggtctgtgctaGAATTGCAATGTAGTGCTGGTTCTCACCTGCTGGACAAAAACCTAAGTGTGTGAAGGCTTCGGCTTCTTACTATCCACTTTGAATTGATCGCAGTCTATCGAATTTCTTTTAAGCACATTCTATCTTATTGATCAGATCTGCCTCTCTGCCGTGTTTGTGGTAAGTCATCTGTGTATGTGCTGCTGTCAACtcgagagtgtgtatgtgtttttggTAAGTGCCTGTCCCTTTGTATCTGACTTACCCAGGTAtcggagcaagagagagagagacgttgaGGAACACACCAGAACTGTGTTCTTCTCCAGGGGGTGAGCTGGtctttcactctcctctctgtctcactctctctccccccttctccTCTTTCCTGTCCTCCACTGTGGTGAGACTACCTGATGTGGGTCAaatgaataaaattaaaataaaagtaCACTTACTCATTGCAGCCATCTAAAGACTTAACACCAAATGTTGGAACCGTTTCAAGTAAGTAATTTTGAAGGCTAATGGTTCTTATTGATTTTGGAAGAGTTCAAAGATAAATGGTGGACACACTCATCTTCCATTTAAATTTTCTCCACATAATACATGGACCCTTTCCTGACTTCAGACTTTCTTTCTTCTCTTATGATCTGTATCTGTAATGATCTGTCTCTTGAGTAACTACATctgcagtgttttttttattatgtaggTTAACTTGGTTACTTTCTTGGTTATGTTTCCTAGTATATTTTCCTATTGCATGTGATTCAACCCTGTATGAATGTTCAGGGATTCTGTTGTTGTTGAGTGTTTATGGAGGACAGCAGCTTTGACCAATGGGATCAGTGGGATCTGCAGCGCAGGTAGGTACGTGTCCAGGTTTTGAAGTACTGTTTTTGCCACCagagggcgacacacacacaccaaaaactTTGATAATTCACACCTTCTATCATTGTTAAGCTCCAGTTTCTTACTTTGACATTGAAGATTCAGTTTCAGCCTAACAATCCTCATGCATAGGAGCTGAGGGCAGAAGACAAACGAGTACCCCCGCTGCCTTGGCCTCCAGCCCGGGCTGCAGTGGTTCTGAACTGAAGGTGAGCCACCAAGAAGTTCAGAGTATTTTTCCAGGTATGTTGGGAAATGGAAGAGACTGAAATTGTTCACTGGCAATGATAAGGATTGCAAAGAAGTCTTTGTTCTGTTAA
It includes:
- the LOC143514611 gene encoding heterogeneous nuclear ribonucleoprotein R-like, producing MAAEVNGSSAPAKEEEEPMDVSAAHSENYQTLIDAGLSQKVAESLDNIFQTGLVAYADLDERAIDALREFNEEGALSVLQQFKESDLSHVQNKSAFLCGVMKTYRQREKQGSKIQESTKGPDESKIKALLERTGYTLDVTTGQRKYGGPPPEEVFSGTQPGIGTEVFVGKIPRDLYEDELVPLFEKAGPIWDLRLMMDPLSGQNRGYAFITFCSKEAAQEAVKLCDNYEIRPGKYLGVCISVANNRLFVGSIPKNKTRESILEDFGKVTEGLQEVILYTQADDKKKNRGFCFLEYEDHKSAAQARRRLMSGKVKVWGNPVTVEWADPVAEPDPEVMAKVKVLFVRKLATPVTEELLEKTFSQFGKLERVKKLKDYAFVHFEERDAAVKAMEEMNGKELGGEEIEIVLAKPPDKKRKERQAARQTSRNTGYDDYYYYPPPRMPPPGRGRGRGGRGGYAYPPDYYGYEEYYDDYYGYDYHDYRGGYDDPYYGYDDVYSMRGRGSRGSRGAPPPPRARGVPPSRGRGGYAPRGAPMGAGRGGRGGGRGGPFQPPRGRGTRGARGNRGGNVGGKRKADVFNQPDSKRRQTTNQQQNWGSQPIAQQPLQQGGDYSGNYGYSNDTLEFSQDSYGQQWK